Proteins encoded in a region of the Candidatus Methanoperedens sp. genome:
- a CDS encoding type II/IV secretion system ATPase subunit, whose amino-acid sequence MSEETSEGLEEARKRNKHLSEYLDELQKTNKTVPVFMPQLSRELALEKTPNLIYPVGDPIFIHICTEPGMDIQYIVIEPRLKPDEINKFNLIVEKVLEKGLKKNIQVSKENLKKTLSSLLDEVLLVEGGKKPKWSSPIAVTREEYDKFGYLLIRDIIDSGPVEATQRDPYLEDIHCVGLNPVSVVHKIFGNIGTNIRFDSKQSIDNWLRTMGERIGRPIGDANPIAGGTLPSGSRIAIAYSDDVSRRGSSFTIRKFTKTPMSITQLIKFGTMSSQEAAYLWLCLENGMSVFLCGETASGKTAAMNATLVFIDPKAKIYSAEDATEVTPPHDVWQQLATKEDGAEESQVHMFTLLKAALRSRPNYIIVGEIRGVEGAVAFQAMQTGHPVMSTFHASSVRKMIQRFIGNPISVPVTFIDNLNVCVVLHALYRNGLLIRRVTAIEELEGYFEEAGGVVTRAVFQWNPADDKHEFRGLNNSFILEDKIAGRQGYKDKRKIYDELETRAKILDAMVENEVFDFMKTFEIAKAYREKGLQGIPFPV is encoded by the coding sequence ATGAGCGAAGAAACTAGCGAGGGGCTTGAAGAGGCCAGAAAACGCAACAAACATCTGTCAGAATATCTTGATGAACTTCAAAAAACCAATAAAACTGTTCCTGTATTTATGCCACAGCTTTCCCGGGAGTTGGCTCTTGAGAAAACGCCAAATTTGATATACCCTGTGGGAGACCCGATATTCATACATATTTGCACAGAGCCGGGGATGGATATTCAGTATATTGTCATAGAACCTCGTTTAAAACCGGATGAAATAAATAAGTTCAATCTCATTGTTGAAAAAGTCCTTGAGAAAGGGCTCAAGAAAAATATTCAGGTATCAAAAGAGAATCTGAAAAAGACACTTTCATCACTTCTCGATGAAGTACTGCTGGTCGAAGGCGGAAAAAAACCAAAATGGTCCTCCCCGATTGCAGTGACAAGAGAAGAATATGATAAATTCGGCTATCTCCTGATAAGGGATATTATCGATTCGGGCCCTGTCGAAGCCACGCAGCGTGACCCTTATCTTGAAGATATCCATTGCGTGGGCTTAAATCCTGTCTCGGTTGTCCATAAGATATTTGGAAACATCGGTACCAATATAAGATTTGATTCCAAGCAATCCATTGATAACTGGCTGCGAACCATGGGTGAACGCATAGGACGGCCAATAGGTGATGCAAACCCCATTGCTGGAGGAACCCTCCCCAGCGGTTCGCGTATTGCCATAGCCTACAGCGATGATGTCAGCAGGCGTGGAAGTTCGTTCACCATACGGAAGTTCACAAAAACCCCTATGTCTATTACCCAGCTTATCAAATTTGGCACGATGAGCTCTCAGGAGGCCGCATATCTCTGGCTATGCCTCGAAAACGGAATGAGCGTATTTCTGTGCGGTGAAACCGCAAGCGGTAAGACAGCGGCAATGAATGCCACACTTGTGTTCATAGATCCCAAGGCCAAGATATACAGCGCAGAGGATGCAACCGAGGTAACTCCTCCGCATGATGTATGGCAGCAACTTGCTACCAAAGAGGATGGGGCTGAAGAATCGCAGGTTCACATGTTCACGCTCCTGAAAGCGGCGCTCCGATCGCGTCCCAATTATATCATTGTGGGTGAAATAAGGGGCGTAGAAGGAGCGGTAGCATTCCAGGCGATGCAGACAGGTCATCCTGTGATGTCCACTTTCCACGCATCATCCGTCAGAAAGATGATACAGAGGTTCATAGGTAACCCCATAAGTGTCCCGGTCACGTTCATCGATAACCTCAATGTATGCGTGGTATTGCATGCTTTGTACAGGAACGGCTTGCTCATCCGGCGCGTAACCGCGATCGAAGAACTTGAAGGGTATTTCGAGGAAGCGGGTGGTGTGGTCACGCGGGCAGTTTTCCAGTGGAATCCTGCTGACGATAAACATGAGTTCAGGGGCCTGAACAACAGCTTTATACTTGAGGATAAGATCGCAGGAAGACAGGGTTACAAGGATAAAAGGAAGATCTACGACGAACTGGAGACAAGGGCGAAGATTCTCGATGCCATGGTAGAAAATGAGGTTTTCGATTTTATGAAAACATTTGAGATCGCAAAGGCATATCGTGAAAAAGGTCTCCAGGGAATTCCCTTCCCGGTATGA